A section of the Mesorhizobium loti genome encodes:
- a CDS encoding O-antigen ligase family protein — protein MDRLSSVRQQFTPSRINIYFSIVCFFFPPVLGSAVSFVFNGGGLWSILLIAFRKRRFNTDPAMMMLTIAIYAYCAANLVASIVNNAIARDASHLIPLVTFLFFPISYSTWSITRKTTLVRIIVLSSMAACFVALFLAVFQQYWLGKRAEGGAGNAIVFAEVLCLGVMVCVAGALSGIERGRMALVFAALGGTIAIIYSQTRIIWLALLIAGIAVLLINQQKLRGRNAVRLLLLLLAVGAVVAAVGFQTISGRVEFLRSDWDALATHGDHTTPLGLRAALWDIGLKAFHEMPLFGHGVGATQTLIKQGFQDQFGMDAGFSHFHNGFLTALVQAGILGAVALAAIFVVAARNAALVLRNSTDPIERFGATMIVILLITYLTAGMTGILIGHDILDSVLMVFLVSGTYLASGRQAPLAKDRALSPATEKQILPPTMEEQALPSAIQ, from the coding sequence TTGGACCGGCTTTCGTCTGTAAGACAGCAATTCACGCCTTCGCGGATCAATATCTACTTTTCCATCGTTTGCTTCTTTTTTCCCCCGGTTCTGGGGTCGGCGGTCAGCTTTGTGTTCAATGGTGGTGGCCTGTGGTCCATCCTGTTGATCGCATTCAGGAAAAGACGCTTCAATACCGACCCGGCGATGATGATGCTGACGATCGCGATCTATGCCTATTGCGCGGCCAATCTCGTGGCCTCCATCGTCAACAACGCGATCGCCAGGGACGCGTCGCACCTGATTCCGCTCGTCACCTTCCTGTTTTTCCCCATCTCCTATTCGACCTGGAGCATTACACGGAAAACAACGCTTGTGCGCATCATCGTGCTGAGCAGCATGGCGGCCTGCTTTGTGGCGCTGTTTCTGGCGGTCTTCCAGCAGTATTGGCTTGGCAAGCGCGCCGAGGGCGGAGCCGGGAACGCAATCGTGTTCGCGGAGGTCCTGTGCCTTGGAGTGATGGTCTGTGTGGCCGGTGCCCTGTCGGGCATCGAGCGAGGCCGGATGGCCCTCGTCTTCGCGGCACTCGGCGGGACGATCGCCATCATCTACTCCCAAACGCGCATCATCTGGCTGGCACTGCTGATCGCCGGCATCGCCGTTCTGCTGATCAACCAGCAGAAACTGAGGGGGAGAAATGCCGTGCGCCTGCTGTTGCTGTTGCTGGCAGTCGGCGCCGTGGTCGCTGCTGTCGGCTTCCAGACCATATCCGGGCGGGTCGAGTTTCTGCGCTCCGACTGGGATGCGCTCGCCACCCATGGCGACCACACGACACCCCTGGGATTGCGGGCCGCTCTATGGGATATCGGCCTCAAGGCGTTTCATGAGATGCCATTGTTCGGCCATGGAGTCGGTGCCACCCAGACCTTGATAAAGCAGGGCTTCCAGGATCAGTTCGGCATGGACGCCGGCTTCAGTCATTTCCACAACGGCTTTCTGACCGCCCTGGTGCAGGCGGGAATACTGGGCGCCGTGGCGCTGGCGGCGATCTTCGTGGTTGCCGCCAGGAATGCCGCCCTGGTGCTGCGCAACAGCACGGATCCCATCGAGCGGTTCGGCGCTACCATGATCGTCATCCTTCTGATCACCTATCTGACCGCAGGGATGACGGGCATCCTGATCGGCCATGACATTCTGGATTCGGTGCTGATGGTGTTCCTGGTGTCGGGAACCTATCTTGCCTCTGGGCGTCAGGCACCGTTGGCAAAGGACCGGGCACTTTCGCCTGCGACGGAAAAACAAATTCTTCCGCCGACGATGGAAGAGCAGGCGCTTCCATCCGCCATCCAATAG
- a CDS encoding NAD-dependent epimerase/dehydratase family protein, which translates to MKVLVTGATGYIGRQVVHRLREAGVELRLASRHPERLGSGHDAMRMPGFDAPTAAFLALTRDVTHVVHCAGLNNDERNATEADFRAANAELSARLAQAAAEQASGRFIQLSSIRAVIGARVSATINEDTIPDPQCAYGRSKREAEIRVLDAYASHGRSDGTVLRLPPVYGSGMKGNLATLMRLADTALPLPTGALTATRSLLSSQSAPGAICHLLGRSGSLRPIYIASDVPPVSIADIVGAFRSGFGRPRRLMTVPAAPLRAAAILLGKRIFWDSMTATQICDPALLVSEGWLPETGTLERLVEMTRFANAQSPPLR; encoded by the coding sequence ATGAAAGTTCTGGTGACGGGCGCGACGGGCTACATCGGCCGTCAGGTGGTTCACCGGCTCCGCGAGGCAGGTGTCGAGCTTCGCCTCGCGTCCCGCCATCCCGAGAGGCTTGGTTCGGGACATGACGCCATGCGCATGCCCGGTTTCGATGCGCCGACCGCCGCCTTCCTGGCGCTTACCAGGGATGTCACGCATGTCGTCCACTGCGCGGGCCTGAACAACGATGAACGCAACGCCACCGAAGCCGATTTCCGGGCGGCCAATGCGGAATTGAGCGCGCGGCTGGCACAGGCCGCCGCCGAGCAAGCAAGCGGACGCTTCATCCAGCTCTCCTCGATCCGGGCCGTGATCGGCGCGCGCGTCAGCGCAACGATCAACGAAGACACGATCCCCGATCCGCAATGCGCCTATGGGCGCTCGAAGCGCGAAGCCGAAATCAGGGTGCTGGACGCCTATGCGTCGCATGGCCGTTCCGACGGCACCGTATTGCGGCTGCCTCCAGTCTATGGAAGCGGCATGAAGGGAAACCTGGCAACGCTGATGCGCCTGGCCGACACGGCCCTGCCGCTGCCGACCGGTGCCCTGACGGCAACCCGCTCCCTGCTGTCATCGCAATCAGCGCCGGGAGCGATATGTCATCTGCTCGGCCGTTCGGGATCGCTACGCCCGATCTACATTGCCAGCGATGTGCCGCCGGTTTCGATCGCTGACATTGTGGGCGCCTTTCGCAGCGGTTTTGGACGGCCGAGGCGCCTGATGACCGTGCCGGCCGCGCCGTTGCGGGCAGCCGCGATCCTCTTGGGCAAGCGGATATTCTGGGACAGCATGACCGCGACGCAGATATGCGACCCTGCCCTGCTCGTATCCGAGGGCTGGCTGCCGGAAACCGGCACGCTGGAACGACTGGTCGAGATGACGCGGTTCGCAAACGCTCAATCGCCTCCGTTGCGATAG
- a CDS encoding sugar transferase, whose translation MKAAKKIFDLAGATLLLVATSPVLLLAVLAVRASSPGPAIFSQTRVGRDGALFRCHKLRTMVQGTPSLPSHEAPANAVTAVGRTLRKFKLDELPQFWNVLKGEMSLVGPRPCLPTQTELIEYRRRLGVLTALPGITGMAQIRGIDMSNPRLLAETDAAYLRAASFWLDLRILFGTLYRNGGD comes from the coding sequence ATGAAGGCAGCCAAGAAAATCTTCGATCTTGCCGGCGCGACCCTGCTGCTGGTGGCCACATCTCCTGTTCTATTGCTCGCCGTGCTTGCCGTGCGGGCATCGTCACCCGGTCCAGCAATTTTTTCCCAGACACGGGTCGGTCGTGACGGCGCGTTGTTTCGCTGCCACAAGTTGAGGACTATGGTGCAGGGGACGCCGTCCTTGCCCTCGCATGAAGCGCCGGCGAATGCCGTGACTGCTGTCGGAAGGACCTTGCGGAAGTTCAAGCTCGATGAACTGCCGCAATTCTGGAATGTCCTGAAAGGCGAGATGAGCCTGGTCGGGCCGCGTCCCTGCCTGCCGACACAGACGGAATTGATCGAGTACCGCAGGCGGCTGGGGGTTTTGACAGCACTTCCAGGCATAACGGGCATGGCCCAGATCAGGGGCATCGACATGTCGAACCCGCGCCTCTTGGCCGAAACGGATGCCGCCTATCTCAGGGCGGCGTCATTCTGGCTTGACCTTCGTATCCTGTTTGGAACGCTCTATCGCAACGGAGGCGATTGA